The Scophthalmus maximus strain ysfricsl-2021 chromosome 14, ASM2237912v1, whole genome shotgun sequence region actcacCTCTCTGCTACGGACACAGATGAAGGAGGACGTGAAGAACGTCTGTTCTCCACTGAGGCTTCACCTGAACAATCAACTCAttcatcagaggaggaggaagaggaggagcagggggaggaggaggaggaagaggaggaggaggaggagcagaacgaggaggaggaagaggaagaggaggagcagaaggaggaggaggaagaggaggaggaggaggaggagaaggaggaggaggaagaggaggaggaggaggaagaggaggaggatgaggaagaggaggaggaggaggaggaggaagaggaggaggaggaggaggaggatgaggaagaggaggaggagcaggggcggACCGACAGCCCCCGCTGAAGTTTCTCTATTTTCATACACTCAGTTaaatgtgaagagaaaaaccAGCAGGACTCGAACTCTGGGCACTGACACCCCAGCTCCTGCCTCACTGgggcgggcagccaccgctcagCCACATCCGACTGTTAGTTGTCCTGGTTCCTCATCGGCATCAGGACAGAAGAAACTTTTCAATGTTTCTGTCCACACTGGACCTTAGTCCATAAAGACAGATGTCATAGAAAGAATATGCTCAGATGTTATTGACAGATGTTATAGACAGATGTAATGGACAGGCGATATAGACAGATGTGTTAGATGTTATAGACAGATGTTATAGAGAGGTGATATAGACAAATGTTAAAGACGGATGTTAGACAGATGTTATAGACAGATGTTATAGACAGGTGATATAGACAGATGTTGTGGACAGATGTTATAGACGGGGGATTTAGACAGATGTTATAGACAGATGTTATAGACAGGTGATATAGACAGATGTTGTAGACAGATGTTGTGGACAGATGTTATAGACGGGTGATTTAGACAGATGTTATAGACAGATGTTTTAGACAGGTGATATAGACAGATGTTGTAGACAGATGTTATAGACGGGTGATATAGACAGATGTGATAGATATTATAGACAGATGTTATAGACAGATGTAATAGACAGATGTTATAGACAGGTGATATAGACAAATGTTAAAGACGTATGTTAGACAGATGTTATAGACAGGTGATATAGACAGATGTTGTAGACAGATGTTATAGACAGGTGATATAGACAGATGTTGTAGACAGATGTTATAGACAGATGTTATAGACAGGTGATATAGACAGATGTTGTAGACAGATGTTATAGACAGGTGATATAGACAGGTGATatagacagatgttcagacagatttTATGTACAGATGTTAAAGGCAGATGTTATAAATGTTATAGGCAGATGTTATAGACAGATTTTATGGACAGATGTTAGAGAGATGTTGTTGACttcagacaaacaggaagttctCTCTCACTTCAcgtcctgtcaaattaaacgACTGAAGTTGCAGTGAGGCCTCGTGGCCACTAGGTGTCACTGCGCAATGTCTCCTCGTCAGAACACAAAGTAATTAAATgtgaccacagagacagagaggaagtggcGTTACTTCAAAATAAGAGAGCAGGGTTTGAGTTCACCAAACACCtcaatgtacaaaataaaagaaaaacgttgatataaaaacatttgatgaaagTAAGGATTTTATAAGAATAAAGTATAGTAAAAGAGAAACATGTTGATGAATATTGAAtaagaatacaaaaataaatgcctCTGCATAAGAaacattaacaataataaatatcgTATTCTGACGCTCAAGCTTTAATTTGAAAAGGCAAACCGGAAGTGAAGCTCGTTGCAGTCTCTTAGTTTGACAGTCTGGACGTGGTGAAGCAGCGCTGCTTCATTTCTCTGGATCTTCTGATGCTGCTCAACAAACCTGAGGTTTGATCCGGATCAGAACCCGAGAGGTGAGTCCAGACCGAACCGAACCgaaccggaccggaccggaccggacagAGCCGAGCTGAGCCGAGTCGAGTCGAGCCGAGCCGGGATAAGAGCAGAACCACAGACAGGctgcttcatctcctcctgcagagcCGAGTCTTCCTCACCGGTAAGAaccgcggtgtgtgtgtgtgtgtgtgtgtgtgtgcgcgcgcgcgccacTCCCTTGCAGCCTCGTGCCGCCGTCATGTACCTGCGGACACGCGCCTCCAGGTGATGTGACACAGTGAAGGTCACCGTGTCTGTGACGTCATTTTAACGCTAGATCCAGATGTTAATGACGTATTCAACAAATATCATACAGAGCCCGAATTATACATTTCATCATGAATGTTTGATAACCACATCTGAGACCATTGTTTTACACCTTGAAATCGATATCAGCCTCAAAAATCAATATCAGGCGGGATCTGATCTGTGTAGGATGGATCTTATGATATGTATAGGTTAgagatgatatatatatatatatatatatatacacacacacagtattctGAGTACTGCATCAGTCAGTGGTGGACAAAGTATCCAGATCcttcagtaaaaataaaaaataattattctattcaaagtaaaagtacacaaGTATTATCGGCTTCATGTATTCAAAGTATCAGCAGTGCTGACCCCCGGGGGCCCAGGAACCCGGACCTTGGCCCCGCCGGGCCCCTGGTGAGTGTCTGTTACAGAGactttgatttgtgtgttttcacagacgCAGATGTCGAGTGTCGTCTGACCCAGGATCTGTGATGTCCATCTGTGTGTCCGTGCTCGTGTGACACAGTCAAACCTGTCAGGTGGATCCAACATGGCCGCTGTGCACAGAGCTCAGTCGGCAGTTTCACTGCGTctgtgtgtcctgctgctgctgctgccgcctgctGTGACCGGTCAGttccatcatcatcgtcctcacGTCACTCACCACAGGCCTGATTcatttagcctagcttagcacaaggACGGAAACAGGGggaactgttagcctagcttagcacaaggACGGAAACAGGGGGAcctgttagcctagcttagcacaaggACGGAAACAGAGCGGAACTGTTAGCACAGCTCAAAGACTGAATGTTCCCATGATGCACTAGCTCCAGCTCTCACACACTTTGTTCACTTAATGAATCATTTCCGGGAaattatgacacacacacacacacacacacacacacacacacacacacacacacacacacacacacacacacacacacacacacacacacacacacacacacacacacaaagacgccAGCCAGTCTGTtccagtttttgtgttttagttgTGATGTAGTTGATAagatgtagacacacacactccacctctcattgtgtgtgtgtgtgtgtgtgtgttaccgtaGACTAAACAGTGAGACTCCTCCTGGCTCCAgaaagttggggggggggcgggggtgaaGCTGAAAGCTCAGAAACTTGAACTCCCTCAGTCCTCGTGACCTCAGTGAAGAGACGACGTTTGAAGGCAGCGTTTGACCTGTGGATGGCGCCTGAGGCAAAAGTCACTGGGTCATTCAGGTTCACCGGATttacatgaaaatgattttaaaaatcctgtGGTGATGTTAGTTTGAACCTAAGTGCAGATTCAGCTCTACGAGACGTTCAGAGGACGTGATGTGATGTTGGGACAGTTGTGCctgaggccccgccccctgcagcTGTGTTGTTCCCTACCGGCTCTGCGACGCCACAAAACGACACCACGCATCATCATctgtctgaccgtctgtctgtgtctgtccgtccatctgtctgtgtgcaggtcTTCAGTCCCAGGACACAGAGTGTGCCTTTACTGACAACCtgcagggggcggagcctcaCAGCGGACCAACCAATGAGCTGCGGGGAGTGGTGCGAGAGAACGGCACCGTCCTCTGCAGACACGGCTCCCGCTGCTTTGGAttgtggagaaagagagaagacggTGTGATGCAGCTGGTGCAGCAAGGTGAGACAGCGACTTCAGGACGAGGCCCCGGAGCCggacatttttattcatcaatcCACACCTGTCCGTCTACAACATGACAGTGTCTGATtcacgtttgtttttgtttcatctgatATTTATGAGTGTGCGGGTCACTGAAGCCCTGAAGTACCTGGTGTAGTGACTCCAgacatttaaaagtattttttccctccaggtTGTTGGACTCACATCGGGGACGAGCAGGAGTGTGTCGGTGACCGTTGCCTGGTAACGGGGACGCCCTCTCAGATCCAGAATGGCACCTtccgcttctgctgctgcagccgagACCTCTGCAACACCAACTTAGtagaggccccgcccacatcGCACACGCCTGCGCTGAGGCAGATGAAGAAGAGCGACAGGCTGgacggcagacagacaggtgagaagATTTCTCGATGTCACGTCTCCGTGCGAGTGATGATGTCACGGCTGCTTGTTAATGATGACATCACCGCCCCACAGGTCAGCAGCCGCTGAGGCGGGAGGAGATGGCGCTTGTCGCCCTGGTGACTGTTGGCATAGCAGCCATTCTCATCATGGCGCTGTTCCTGGGATACCGCATGAtgaaaagtacacacacacacacacacactttaacaagattaataacaataattaataaGCACTAATACCGTGTATGTGTTcagggaaacagaaacacactctgTCAGCTCTGGATGTGATGGAGGCGGGGAACACGGAGTCCGCTGTCGACCTAGACGACCTGAAACTGCTGGAGGTAaatctgacccctgacccctgctACAGACCTGAGTTTCATGGATGATGTACTGAACCACTGCTCACGTTGGACCGACTCACCCTTCTTCCTAGTTTGAACTCTTTTTCTTTACCTGGTTGAGgtatgatgacatcactgtgacatcactgagatGAGTCAGGGTTTTTGTGTTGAGCCTTGAAGACTAAAAGATTATATACATGTTGTTATTAGATGAGTAATatgactttaaaaatgtaaattggtGGATTGTCCCGTGACgacaataaacaaaacagccaatgaaaatatttaaagtgaATGTAGTAGAAAcgttacatttttgtattttagagGATCTAGAATTGTACCCTGAGGAACACCTCTgagtccgtctctctctgtccatcctcTCTGGCAGCTGATTGGTCGAGGCCGTTACGGCGCGGTGTTTCGCGGAAGCCTCGGCGAGCGCTGCGTGGCCGCCAAACTCTTCAGCGTGGCCAACTGGCAGAACTTCGTCAACGAGTGTGCCATCTACCGCCtcccgctgctgcagctgcacgaCAACATCAGCCGCTTCCTGACGGCCGACGAGAGGACGGCGGCCGACGGACAGCCGGAGCTCCTGATCGTCATGGAGCTCTACCCGCACGTAAGAGGGCGAGCGATCAGCGTTAGCTGCCCGATGCTAACTTTAGCTTCATTCTGAATTCACATCATCACGAACTCTGCAGCCAACACTTAGTTTTAACTGTAGAACAACCTCTGGATATGAAATAAGGGGAATGAAGTAGATTATTGATTAGCGTCGACTCAACTCGTCCTGTTATTGTTTCGGGAAGAAGAGACGGCGcctgctgcttcctgtgtggagccacacacacacacacacacacaaagttaacAACTTATCTCTAGCTTACATAAACAATTTCAGCTTCCTGTTTATAAGtacacactgttacacacacttacacacacacacacacacacacacacacacacacacacacacacacacacacacacacacacacacacacacacacacacacacacacacacacacacacacacacacacacacacacacacacacacacacacacacacacacacacacacacacacagttagtcCAGGTCATATGAATATCACATGTTCTTCATCATTCTTTAAGCAgctcagagtaaaaaaaaaatgaaaataacaatgtaCATACATAATAGCAGTTAACATGTTATTTGTATATGGAGCTTTATATACATGGTTAAACATAAATCAAGATCAAATATATAAGTGTAAACATGGCAGTATCAAGTTTAAATAAGGACTGTGTACACACCGTGTTTGTGTCGTGTATGTACAGTGAGTCTATGTACAGGTCAGATGTTCAGTGCAGGTTGAGTCTTTATGGTTTTATGGTTTGAACATTGTGGAATTTCACCAGCAGGAAGAAAGGGAAGTTTTTGGTCATTGTTCATGTTCTCAAAATCCTTTTGGGTGTGTGACATCCGTGGGAAGTATTTGTCTCTGatgccctgtctgtctgtccctcagGGCTGTCTGTCTCAGTACCTGTCTGTCCACACGGTGGACTGGTTGACGTGCTGCAGGATGTGTCATGGTGCGACCAGAGGTCTGTCCTTCCTGCACACGGAGCTCTACCGAGGAGGTTCGTCTGTCGTCTCTTCTGTCCGACTCAGGGACTATTTACAGCCGAGGAGtaacacacagtctctctcctGCGTCCCACTCAGACCAGTACAAACCGGCCGTGGCCCACAGAGACATCACCAGCAGGAACGTCCTGGTCCGACCCGACCTGTCCTGCGTCCTCGCTGACTTCGGGCTGTCCATGAGGTTGACGGGACACCGCGCCTGTTGCCCCGGAGACGATGACACCGTGGCTATATCTGAGGTCAGTTCACGTGACGTCGATGACGGTGCAGGTGTAAAAACCAAACAGCAGGTGGAGTGAAAGGTGCAGTCCGTCTGTGTGCAGGTGGGGACGGTGCGGTACATGGCGCCGGAGGTACTGGGCGGAGCTCTGAACCTCAGAGACTGTGAGTCAGCGCTGAAGCAGGTGGATGTTTACGCTCTGGGCCTCGTCTACTGGGAGAGCTTCAGGAGGTGCTCCGACCTGTTCCCAGGTGACTCAACACGTCACACGCTACGCGTCACACGCTACACGTCACACGCTACACGTCACACGCTACACGTCACACACATTTGAAATCCTTCGTCCGTGTGTCAAGGTGAAACGGTCCCAGAGTACCAGCTGGCGTACCAGGCGGAGCTCGGGAATCATCCGAGCTTCGAGGAGATGCAGATCCTCGTCGCCAGAGAGAAATACCGACCGCTGTTCCCCGACACTTGGAAGGAGAACAGCCCGGTAAGTGTTTCTGTCAAATCCaagtttgattttcataattcattgaAAGTGTTGTGCCGACAGTTTGTTACCgactttgtgttgttgtgtgttcaggtgttgCGTTCACTGAAGGAGACGATGGAGGACTGCTGGGATCAGGACGCCGAGGCTCGACTCACCGCTCAGTGTGCAGAGGAGAGACTGGCAGAACTCACACTCCTGGTTACACACACCGCCATACACAACCACaggtactcacacacacacacacacacacagtcacacacagtcacacacactcactcactcactcactcactcactcactcactcacacactcacacacacacacacacacacacacacacacacacacacacacacacacacacacacacacacactcagtcacactcactcagtcactcactcactcacacaaatatacacaaacacaggtacacacacacacacacacagtaaataaagGATTCctgatttctctctcttctctcaggaATCTGTCTCATGGCAGGTGGACTCCTCAGGTTGGCTCCGCCTCTTCCTACATTGAGGATTTGCAGGTGGGCGTGGTCAAAAATTTCCAGCCGGACGCACATCCTGCAGCAGCGACTGGTGGATCAGAAGGagctgagaaaaacagaaactctaTAAACTATGAACGGCAGCAGGTACGTACGAACATACGGAGAAAagtaactttattttattttcattatttcttattcatccctctctctctctctgtctgtctcactgtcagaGTCAAGCTCGGTCGTCCACCTCCGACGTCCTGACGCCTTCCACCGTCCTCTGCACCGTCTCAGAGTCTGAACCGGCCGGTGAGTCGCTCACTGATGCTTCAGAAAGCTCATGACAGATCAAGCAGAGCTCACAGCCATTATCCTCTTGTTAGCCTTTTAGCTAACTAACTAGCACTAAACTTTAGGTAAAGCGATGGAAATGTCTtctttgacctgatgatggtgctAGATTAAAattcaggggatcaccaaagttattACGGTTCAACCTACGGAGAACATGAACGTATGAGCCACCCCTCACCTTCATGGTGGCATCAGAGGAAAAGTCCGAGAAAGTCCAGGAAGCAGCAACTGGGGAACATGACCAGTGTGTGAAGTGTTGTACTTGTCGCCTGCGTCCTCCAGGTGGCACTTTGTCCGCTGTCCCAGCGTGCCTGCAGCTGACGGAGGACGACCTGGAGGCCACGAAGCTCGACCCAAAAGAGgttttcacttttaaatgtgtttccaCGTGCCAACTTCAGACCACGTCAGTGTCCACATTGTTCACGATGTCTGTCTCTACAGGTCGATAAGAACGTGAAGGAAACTTCTGATGAAAACTTGATGGAACATtcacagaaacatttcagtACCGACCTGCTGTTCCACCAGACTCTACACACTCAGGAGGTAAAACCGCTGAGGTAACTCACTGAATACGTGTAATGTGGCTGCTGCTGAACGCACAGTGAGCTGAGATCTGTTCCCGTGGTTCCACCAGGCAAACAACTCTGTGTCGACTCCTCGAGGGGAACTTGGGGGTCTTGGTGGCATTGATGCCCCTCCTTCCTCCGCTGtccaccccctccccaaacAGCAGAACTTACCCCAGAGACCCACaagcctccacttcctccccaaAACCAAGAagacctcctctgcctcctctcgaCTGAAGCTGGGAAAGCTCAAGTCAAACAGCCGACAGGTAGGATCTGATCACACGAGGTAGAAGCGTCTTAATGGGGTCTTTGACTATCAGTGACTTTCTATTGACTCATTAACCATATAAGGGCAGATCATGGTGCCATAAGTCCTGGCAGTTCTCAGAAGAACATAATCAATATCTTTACATTGTCTAGCGATCACTGAAGATGTGAAATCTCACCATCATGGATCCTGTGTGGCCCTTGAAAACTTGACATATTGGTTTCTAGCCCCCTCATTTTAATGTTCAGGTTTTTCGGTCAACCTTCGGTCTATTCTTTCTGGAAGATGTTTCCATCTATATCCTTTGTGGTCTGGTATTTCATCAATCACAAACCCTAATAGTTTATTACGTCTCTAATTCAGACTGTACTGTGTTTCAGGTGGAAACGGGCGTTGCTAAGATGAACACAGTAACAGtcgcagcagcagtggagcccCACCTGGTTACCACGGTGACCAACAACACCAGCACAAGAGGCAGTTTTGCAAGTGTGAACCGAGTCACCTCAAGAACGGTGGTCACCAGCAGCTGTAACGTCGGGGTCCCCACCCTGGTGATGAATGGATTGATAGGCGGAGGTCGAACCAACCCGGCAGGACCACACctggaggacgacgacgacagggagggaggagggatgatcAGAGAACGAGACGGCGATTTGAACCTTCTCAACTTCAGTCCTGATGAACACGAACCACTGCTGAGGAGAGAACAGCCTCCCGCCGAGAGCCAATCCCCTCCTCGTCCACATCATCCGACACAGGCTGGAAACGTCCTGTCAGGACGAGGCTCgaactccaacaacaacaacaacagcatcgCGTTGGCATTAGGGGTCAAGATCCAGGGTTCAAAGGTCAAACCTGAAAGAATGAGAGGTTCAGCGGTCATTCAGGACAGAGGCATCATCACACCGGAGCCACCCGGGGCAGGTCTAAAGATCAGCAGATCTCCCGCTGATGTTCCACTTTCaaatctggaaaataaaatgttgcttTCAGTAGCTACATCTGGCCACACCTCCACACCACAAGCCCCTCCCACTGCTGAGGTTAGAGGTCATGGCTCAGATACAGGGCCATGTCTCCAGAAACCCCTTAGTGCAGAACCAGTGTTGGCCTCTGGAGAAACCCAGAATCCAAAGGCTTCTCTTCTTCGTTCACGAGCACAAGACCGAGCATCTGAAGTGTCGGCCTCAGCTTCAAAAGTCGTAGATTTACATACCCTAACCCAGGACCGGGAACCTTCCCCTGCAGGAACTCTGAGAGCTACAGCCGAAGATCCAGAATCTCCTGTTGGGAACCTGGAAGCTTGCCCCGTAGAGGTTCCAGCTCCAGAAACTCATGTTTTGGAATCTCAAAATTCCGACACCACAGATCTGCATGAAGCTTCAGCTCCAGATCAGGTGAACCAGCCCAGAGCCAGGAGGCCCGAGCGTCCCCGTTCTCTGGACCTGTCGTCATCCTTCAGGTCCTCCTCAGGTGAGTTGAGATTCACACTATAGTAACTTCCAGTGGGGTCGGTACACCTGTGCTAAAGATAAACAGTATGACCCGTGATTTTAATTCTTTAAATACATCCATGAGATTTCTGTCTTtccgtctcctctgctcctcagaTGATGTTTCTCTGACAGACAACAGCAGCCATAGTGCTTCaggagagaaaatcaaatgtcGTGTCAAGACACCGTACACGCTGAAAAAATGGCGTCCAGCCTCATGGGTTGTTTCCACGAATACGGCTCTCGACCCGGACTTCGAGTTCAACACCAttgacatcagcagcagccacaccCACGTTTCTCCTGGTCCTCATAGAGCAGGAAGTGTTCCCAAAATCAACCAGTCAAAATCCAGCATGGCGGTCTTTTTGGTTGGTGGCGGCGGACACACGGCGACCACAACGTCCAAGCCTGATGGGATGACTCGCTTCTAATGTTTGAGATTTCCTTTTACTTAAAGGAgagcagattcattttttcacTTCTTTGTCTTCCTTCGATTTTATTGTGGAGAAGAGATCAAGGTTCGTTCAGGGGAAGAGGCCCACGAAAAACTTCATCTCCAACAAACTGAAGGAGTTGTTCCAAACCAAGGGCTGGGATTGTTCAAAACACTCGCCTGAAAACTTTTATTAGTGCCAACTGGCTCTCTCCTGTTACCACCTGACCTCAACCGATCAGTCTTTACAATACCACGTAGCACAAATGCCCTTAATGTCTCAAATATTTCCTGTTGCTTAGGTTTATTGGCTCATGTTGTAACTCGTCTTGTGTCACTGGTGGATTGGGCATTAGTTCTGAGGCTTGGCCATTACCCTACAAGAGAAACCCAGGATTCTTGAAGGTAGATGGCGTCTCTGATGGTGGTCACGTGAAGGAAGTCTGATCCTCTTGCCTCTGGACGATTGGCTCCTGTTGTGACTCAAGTGAGTCTTTTGGTCAGTTGCTACCGGAAGGAGCCTTGGTCTCTGTTGGTTGTTGAGTGGAATACGTTTGATTCCACAGACTACGCCTTGGTCTTTCAACAGGGTCAGCTATTCTTGTCGTTGACTCTGTTGGAGGACTGAACTCGCACAAAGTCTTGAAAACCAAAATCTGGCCAGTTCTTCTTGTTGCCTGTGGATGTAGATGCATGTGGTCATGATCCTGCCTGACacttcaaaatgtgtttctgttggtgGTGAGGCGAAGGAAGCTCCTCTCTTGGAGATGTTTGGACTCCTGCTGTGACTCGGCTTGTGGCTGGTAGATGTAGTGAGTCGCTGGTCAGTCAAGTCAAATGTCAGATTCTTTTATGCACCTTAAACAAAGTCAGTTATTTAGGAATCATTATAAAAAGGGACGTCTAGTGCAATTACAGATGAATCACTGACTTATCACTAATTTAGGACATTTCTTctttatgtttgtgtctttgtctaaTATGATTATTAGAGATTTTACTTCACACTGATTCGAGCTATGCAGTCAGCTTGTGACGCCTCCTCCTGTTTGGCTCAGAAGAGTTATATGATATTAATTCTTTCCTCTATGAGTTGCCTTGCGAGGTTTTGCTGTCACCACCCTGACAGGTCCGGCAGGACAGAGGAAGTCCAGTAGAGTTTTTGGAAAGTTtgttgaaaggaaaagaaatgaaaacatgagccACGGTCTTGAAGAGCTCATCAAAACCTTCAAACCTCGGCCACGAACAACCTCTGCAACATCAACGGTGCCGATGGCTGCAACGCTGCCTCTGTTCTGGTTGGTTTGAAGAGGATGCATCTGTCTGAACTCTGACATGTTCTGCTGTTAGTCACTGAATCCCTCCAGTTGGATCAGTCTGATGCTTCTCTGATCGTCTGGCAGAGTCTGAAAGTGTGAATGGAAGAAGGATTGTGTTGAGAACGTGTTCCACATTCATATGGTTTGGTAACTTCAGCATCTACAGTATATCCACCTGGTGCAAAGCACTTTATTTTAGTATCCACATTATAAACTGGAGTTGAAGACGCTGACAATGAAATAGTTTATTTAAATCCACACAAGTGATGATCTGGGTTCTAACATGGATCCTTAGTTTATAACA contains the following coding sequences:
- the LOC118282887 gene encoding bone morphogenetic protein receptor type-2-like isoform X1 is translated as MAAVHRAQSAVSLRLCVLLLLLPPAVTGLQSQDTECAFTDNLQGAEPHSGPTNELRGVVRENGTVLCRHGSRCFGLWRKREDGVMQLVQQGCWTHIGDEQECVGDRCLVTGTPSQIQNGTFRFCCCSRDLCNTNLVEAPPTSHTPALRQMKKSDRLDGRQTGQQPLRREEMALVALVTVGIAAILIMALFLGYRMMKRKQKHTLSALDVMEAGNTESAVDLDDLKLLELIGRGRYGAVFRGSLGERCVAAKLFSVANWQNFVNECAIYRLPLLQLHDNISRFLTADERTAADGQPELLIVMELYPHGCLSQYLSVHTVDWLTCCRMCHGATRGLSFLHTELYRGDQYKPAVAHRDITSRNVLVRPDLSCVLADFGLSMRLTGHRACCPGDDDTVAISEVGTVRYMAPEVLGGALNLRDCESALKQVDVYALGLVYWESFRRCSDLFPGETVPEYQLAYQAELGNHPSFEEMQILVAREKYRPLFPDTWKENSPVLRSLKETMEDCWDQDAEARLTAQCAEERLAELTLLVTHTAIHNHRNLSHGRWTPQVGSASSYIEDLQVGVVKNFQPDAHPAAATGGSEGAEKNRNSINYERQQSQARSSTSDVLTPSTVLCTVSESEPAGGTLSAVPACLQLTEDDLEATKLDPKEVDKNVKETSDENLMEHSQKHFSTDLLFHQTLHTQEANNSVSTPRGELGGLGGIDAPPSSAVHPLPKQQNLPQRPTSLHFLPKTKKTSSASSRLKLGKLKSNSRQVETGVAKMNTVTVAAAVEPHLVTTVTNNTSTRGSFASVNRVTSRTVVTSSCNVGVPTLVMNGLIGGGRTNPAGPHLEDDDDREGGGMIRERDGDLNLLNFSPDEHEPLLRREQPPAESQSPPRPHHPTQAGNVLSGRGSNSNNNNNSIALALGVKIQGSKVKPERMRGSAVIQDRGIITPEPPGAGLKISRSPADVPLSNLENKMLLSVATSGHTSTPQAPPTAEVRGHGSDTGPCLQKPLSAEPVLASGETQNPKASLLRSRAQDRASEVSASASKVVDLHTLTQDREPSPAGTLRATAEDPESPVGNLEACPVEVPAPETHVLESQNSDTTDLHEASAPDQVNQPRARRPERPRSLDLSSSFRSSSDDVSLTDNSSHSASGEKIKCRVKTPYTLKKWRPASWVVSTNTALDPDFEFNTIDISSSHTHVSPGPHRAGSVPKINQSKSSMAVFLVGGGGHTATTTSKPDGMTRF
- the LOC118282887 gene encoding bone morphogenetic protein receptor type-2-like isoform X2, which produces MAAVHRAQSAVSLRLCVLLLLLPPAVTGLQSQDTECAFTDNLQGAEPHSGPTNELRGVVRENGTVLCRHGSRCFGLWRKREDGVMQLVQQGCWTHIGDEQECVGDRCLVTGTPSQIQNGTFRFCCCSRDLCNTNLVEAPPTSHTPALRQMKKSDRLDGRQTGQQPLRREEMALVALVTVGIAAILIMALFLGYRMMKRKQKHTLSALDVMEAGNTESAVDLDDLKLLELIGRGRYGAVFRGSLGERCVAAKLFSVANWQNFVNECAIYRLPLLQLHDNISRFLTADERTAADGQPELLIVMELYPHGCLSQYLSVHTVDWLTCCRMCHGATRGLSFLHTELYRGDQYKPAVAHRDITSRNVLVRPDLSCVLADFGLSMRLTGHRACCPGDDDTVAISEVGTVRYMAPEVLGGALNLRDCESALKQVDVYALGLVYWESFRRCSDLFPGETVPEYQLAYQAELGNHPSFEEMQILVAREKYRPLFPDTWKENSPVLRSLKETMEDCWDQDAEARLTAQCAEERLAELTLLVTHTAIHNHRNLSHGRWTPQVGSASSYIEDLQVGVVKNFQPDAHPAAATGGSEGAEKNRNSINYERQQSQARSSTSDVLTPSTVLCTVSESEPAGGTLSAVPACLQLTEDDLEATKLDPKEVDKNVKETSDENLMEHSQKHFSTDLLFHQTLHTQEVKPLRQTTLCRLLEGNLGVLVALMPLLPPLSTPSPNSRTYPRDPQASTSSPKPRRPPLPPLD